In Helicobacter mastomyrinus, a single genomic region encodes these proteins:
- the rpmG gene encoding 50S ribosomal protein L33 has translation MAKGNTVKIGLKCSECGDINYSTTKNAKTNTEKLELKKFSPRLNKHTIHKEVKLKS, from the coding sequence ATGGCAAAAGGAAACACTGTTAAGATAGGACTTAAGTGTTCAGAATGTGGTGATATTAATTATAGCACTACCAAAAATGCGAAAACGAATACAGAAAAACTGGAGCTCAAAAAGTTTTCACCTCGTTTGAATAAACATACGATTCATAAGGAAGTAAAACTTAAAAGCTAG